In Cheilinus undulatus linkage group 24, ASM1832078v1, whole genome shotgun sequence, a single window of DNA contains:
- the abi2b gene encoding abl interactor 2b isoform X4: MAELQMLLEEEIPAGRSALLDSFTNLERVAEYCESNYVQSPDKQRALEETKNYTTQSLASVAYLINTLANNVLQMLDIQASQLRRMESSINHISQTVDIHKEKVARREIGILTTNKNTSRTHKIIAPANPERPVRYIRKPIDYSMLDDMGHGVKASAQNMKAGGGGGLPRTNPPTQKPPSPPMSGKGTLGRHSPYRTLEPVRPPVVPNDYVSSPTRNMAHPQQSPARTASVNQRNRTYSGSSGGSHPSSSRSSSRENSGSGSVGVPIAVPTPAPPSAFPGAQFYSMNRPVQQPQNQQVGGSLPYRRPSSVTGQPNMVHNQSQLNGGPHFAQNQVSDVPPPPPPAEEPVFEEPTPPPPPPEDYEDDEDEEESAVVEYSDPYAEEDPPWAPRNYLEKVVAIYDYTRDKEDELSFQEGAIIYVIKKNDDGWYEGVMNGTTGLFPGNYVESIMHYAD; the protein is encoded by the exons atggcGGAGTTACAAATGCTCCTGGAAGAAGAAATTCCAGCAGGACGAAGCGCATTATTGGACAGTTTCACCAATTTGGAAAGAGTCGCGGAGTACTGCGAGAGCAACTATGTCCAG TCTCCAGACAAGCAGAGGGCTCTGGAGGAGACCAAGAACTACACCACCCAGTCTTTGGCCAGCGTAGCCTACCTGATCAACACGCTGGCCAACAATGTCCTGCAGATGCTCGACATCCAGGCGTCGCAGCTCCGCCGCATGGAGTCCTCCATCAACCACATCTCACAG ACGGTGGACATCCACAAAGAGAAGGTGGCCCGGCGGGAGATCGGCATCCTCACCACCAACAAGAACACGTCCCGCACACACAAGATCATCGCCCCAGCCAATCCCGAGAGGCCTGTGCGCTACATTCGCAAGCCCATCGACTACAGCATGCTGGATGACATGGGCCATGGAGTTAAG GCCAGTGCTCAGAACATGAAAGCCGGAGGAGGAGGTGGACTCCCTCGCACCAATCCCCCCACACAGAAGCCCCCCAGCCCGCCCATGTCAGGGAAAGGGACCCTTGG GCGACACTCCCCATACCGGACGCTCGAGCCGGTGCGTCCACCCGTTGTCCCTAACGACTACGTCTCGAGCCCGACGCGCAACATGGCGCACCCCCAGCAGAGCCCTGCACGCACTGCATCCGTTAATCAGAGGAACCGCACGTACAG TGGCAGCAGCGGAGGCAGCCACCCCAGCAGCAGTCGCAGCAGCAGCCGAGAGAACAGCGGCAGCGGCAGTGTGGGCGTGCCCATCGCCGTGCCAACCCCAGCCCCGCCCTCTGCCTTCCCAG GTGCTCAGTTCTACAGCATGAACAGGCCTGTGCAGCAGCCCCAGAACCAGCAGGTCGGAGGCTCGCTGCCGTACCGCCGGCCTTCGTCTGTCACCGGTCAGCCCAACATGGTCCACAACCAGAGCCAGCTCAACGGGGGACCACACTTCGCCCAGAACCAAG TCTCAGACGTGCCGCCCCCGCCTCCTCCCGCAGAGGAGCCGGTGTTTGAAGAGCCCACACCTCCTCCCCCGCCTCCAGAGGACTATGAAGAcgatgaagatgaagaagagTCGGCGGTGGTGGAGTACAGTGACCCCTACGCCGAGGAGGACCCGCCCTGGGCCCCACGCAACTACCTGGAGAAAG tggTGGCGATCTACGACTACACCCGAGACAAAGAGGACGAGTTGTCGTTCCAGGAGGGCGCCATCATCTACGTGATCAAGAAGAACGACGACGGCTGGTACGAGGGCGTGATGAATGGGACCACGGGCCTCTTCCCCGGCAACTACGTCGAGTCCATCATGCACTACGCCGACTGA
- the abi2b gene encoding abl interactor 2b isoform X2 → MAELQMLLEEEIPAGRSALLDSFTNLERVAEYCESNYVQSPDKQRALEETKNYTTQSLASVAYLINTLANNVLQMLDIQASQLRRMESSINHISQTVDIHKEKVARREIGILTTNKNTSRTHKIIAPANPERPVRYIRKPIDYSMLDDMGHGVKASAQNMKAGGGGGLPRTNPPTQKPPSPPMSGKGTLGRHSPYRTLEPVRPPVVPNDYVSSPTRNMAHPQQSPARTASVNQRNRTYSGSSGGSHPSSSRSSSRENSGSGSVGVPIAVPTPAPPSAFPGAQFYSMNRPVQQPQNQQVGGSLPYRRPSSVTGQPNMVHNQSQLNGGPHFAQNQAGPLAPPPPSMQITPQLPLMGFVARVQETISDVPPPPPPAEEPVFEEPTPPPPPPEDYEDDEDEEESAVVEYSDPYAEEDPPWAPRNYLEKVVAIYDYTRDKEDELSFQEGAIIYVIKKNDDGWYEGVMNGTTGLFPGNYVESIMHYAD, encoded by the exons atggcGGAGTTACAAATGCTCCTGGAAGAAGAAATTCCAGCAGGACGAAGCGCATTATTGGACAGTTTCACCAATTTGGAAAGAGTCGCGGAGTACTGCGAGAGCAACTATGTCCAG TCTCCAGACAAGCAGAGGGCTCTGGAGGAGACCAAGAACTACACCACCCAGTCTTTGGCCAGCGTAGCCTACCTGATCAACACGCTGGCCAACAATGTCCTGCAGATGCTCGACATCCAGGCGTCGCAGCTCCGCCGCATGGAGTCCTCCATCAACCACATCTCACAG ACGGTGGACATCCACAAAGAGAAGGTGGCCCGGCGGGAGATCGGCATCCTCACCACCAACAAGAACACGTCCCGCACACACAAGATCATCGCCCCAGCCAATCCCGAGAGGCCTGTGCGCTACATTCGCAAGCCCATCGACTACAGCATGCTGGATGACATGGGCCATGGAGTTAAG GCCAGTGCTCAGAACATGAAAGCCGGAGGAGGAGGTGGACTCCCTCGCACCAATCCCCCCACACAGAAGCCCCCCAGCCCGCCCATGTCAGGGAAAGGGACCCTTGG GCGACACTCCCCATACCGGACGCTCGAGCCGGTGCGTCCACCCGTTGTCCCTAACGACTACGTCTCGAGCCCGACGCGCAACATGGCGCACCCCCAGCAGAGCCCTGCACGCACTGCATCCGTTAATCAGAGGAACCGCACGTACAG TGGCAGCAGCGGAGGCAGCCACCCCAGCAGCAGTCGCAGCAGCAGCCGAGAGAACAGCGGCAGCGGCAGTGTGGGCGTGCCCATCGCCGTGCCAACCCCAGCCCCGCCCTCTGCCTTCCCAG GTGCTCAGTTCTACAGCATGAACAGGCCTGTGCAGCAGCCCCAGAACCAGCAGGTCGGAGGCTCGCTGCCGTACCGCCGGCCTTCGTCTGTCACCGGTCAGCCCAACATGGTCCACAACCAGAGCCAGCTCAACGGGGGACCACACTTCGCCCAGAACCAAG CCGGCCCACTCGCGCCCCCTCCCCCCTCCATGCAGATCACCCCTCAGCTGCCTCTGATGGGCTTTGTGGCCCGAGTTCAGGAGACTA TCTCAGACGTGCCGCCCCCGCCTCCTCCCGCAGAGGAGCCGGTGTTTGAAGAGCCCACACCTCCTCCCCCGCCTCCAGAGGACTATGAAGAcgatgaagatgaagaagagTCGGCGGTGGTGGAGTACAGTGACCCCTACGCCGAGGAGGACCCGCCCTGGGCCCCACGCAACTACCTGGAGAAAG tggTGGCGATCTACGACTACACCCGAGACAAAGAGGACGAGTTGTCGTTCCAGGAGGGCGCCATCATCTACGTGATCAAGAAGAACGACGACGGCTGGTACGAGGGCGTGATGAATGGGACCACGGGCCTCTTCCCCGGCAACTACGTCGAGTCCATCATGCACTACGCCGACTGA
- the abi2b gene encoding abl interactor 2b isoform X3: MAELQMLLEEEIPAGRSALLDSFTNLERVAEYCESNYVQSPDKQRALEETKNYTTQSLASVAYLINTLANNVLQMLDIQASQLRRMESSINHISQTVDIHKEKVARREIGILTTNKNTSRTHKIIAPANPERPVRYIRKPIDYSMLDDMGHGVKASAQNMKAGGGGGLPRTNPPTQKPPSPPMSGKGTLGRHSPYRTLEPVRPPVVPNDYVSSPTRNMAHPQQSPARTASVNQRNRTYSSGSSGGSHPSSSRSSSRENSGSGSVGVPIAVPTPAPPSAFPGAQFYSMNRPVQQPQNQQVGGSLPYRRPSSVTGQPNMVHNQSQLNGGPHFAQNQVSDVPPPPPPAEEPVFEEPTPPPPPPEDYEDDEDEEESAVVEYSDPYAEEDPPWAPRNYLEKVVAIYDYTRDKEDELSFQEGAIIYVIKKNDDGWYEGVMNGTTGLFPGNYVESIMHYAD, from the exons atggcGGAGTTACAAATGCTCCTGGAAGAAGAAATTCCAGCAGGACGAAGCGCATTATTGGACAGTTTCACCAATTTGGAAAGAGTCGCGGAGTACTGCGAGAGCAACTATGTCCAG TCTCCAGACAAGCAGAGGGCTCTGGAGGAGACCAAGAACTACACCACCCAGTCTTTGGCCAGCGTAGCCTACCTGATCAACACGCTGGCCAACAATGTCCTGCAGATGCTCGACATCCAGGCGTCGCAGCTCCGCCGCATGGAGTCCTCCATCAACCACATCTCACAG ACGGTGGACATCCACAAAGAGAAGGTGGCCCGGCGGGAGATCGGCATCCTCACCACCAACAAGAACACGTCCCGCACACACAAGATCATCGCCCCAGCCAATCCCGAGAGGCCTGTGCGCTACATTCGCAAGCCCATCGACTACAGCATGCTGGATGACATGGGCCATGGAGTTAAG GCCAGTGCTCAGAACATGAAAGCCGGAGGAGGAGGTGGACTCCCTCGCACCAATCCCCCCACACAGAAGCCCCCCAGCCCGCCCATGTCAGGGAAAGGGACCCTTGG GCGACACTCCCCATACCGGACGCTCGAGCCGGTGCGTCCACCCGTTGTCCCTAACGACTACGTCTCGAGCCCGACGCGCAACATGGCGCACCCCCAGCAGAGCCCTGCACGCACTGCATCCGTTAATCAGAGGAACCGCACGTACAG CAGTGGCAGCAGCGGAGGCAGCCACCCCAGCAGCAGTCGCAGCAGCAGCCGAGAGAACAGCGGCAGCGGCAGTGTGGGCGTGCCCATCGCCGTGCCAACCCCAGCCCCGCCCTCTGCCTTCCCAG GTGCTCAGTTCTACAGCATGAACAGGCCTGTGCAGCAGCCCCAGAACCAGCAGGTCGGAGGCTCGCTGCCGTACCGCCGGCCTTCGTCTGTCACCGGTCAGCCCAACATGGTCCACAACCAGAGCCAGCTCAACGGGGGACCACACTTCGCCCAGAACCAAG TCTCAGACGTGCCGCCCCCGCCTCCTCCCGCAGAGGAGCCGGTGTTTGAAGAGCCCACACCTCCTCCCCCGCCTCCAGAGGACTATGAAGAcgatgaagatgaagaagagTCGGCGGTGGTGGAGTACAGTGACCCCTACGCCGAGGAGGACCCGCCCTGGGCCCCACGCAACTACCTGGAGAAAG tggTGGCGATCTACGACTACACCCGAGACAAAGAGGACGAGTTGTCGTTCCAGGAGGGCGCCATCATCTACGTGATCAAGAAGAACGACGACGGCTGGTACGAGGGCGTGATGAATGGGACCACGGGCCTCTTCCCCGGCAACTACGTCGAGTCCATCATGCACTACGCCGACTGA
- the abi2b gene encoding abl interactor 2b isoform X1 — MAELQMLLEEEIPAGRSALLDSFTNLERVAEYCESNYVQSPDKQRALEETKNYTTQSLASVAYLINTLANNVLQMLDIQASQLRRMESSINHISQTVDIHKEKVARREIGILTTNKNTSRTHKIIAPANPERPVRYIRKPIDYSMLDDMGHGVKASAQNMKAGGGGGLPRTNPPTQKPPSPPMSGKGTLGRHSPYRTLEPVRPPVVPNDYVSSPTRNMAHPQQSPARTASVNQRNRTYSSGSSGGSHPSSSRSSSRENSGSGSVGVPIAVPTPAPPSAFPGAQFYSMNRPVQQPQNQQVGGSLPYRRPSSVTGQPNMVHNQSQLNGGPHFAQNQAGPLAPPPPSMQITPQLPLMGFVARVQETISDVPPPPPPAEEPVFEEPTPPPPPPEDYEDDEDEEESAVVEYSDPYAEEDPPWAPRNYLEKVVAIYDYTRDKEDELSFQEGAIIYVIKKNDDGWYEGVMNGTTGLFPGNYVESIMHYAD, encoded by the exons atggcGGAGTTACAAATGCTCCTGGAAGAAGAAATTCCAGCAGGACGAAGCGCATTATTGGACAGTTTCACCAATTTGGAAAGAGTCGCGGAGTACTGCGAGAGCAACTATGTCCAG TCTCCAGACAAGCAGAGGGCTCTGGAGGAGACCAAGAACTACACCACCCAGTCTTTGGCCAGCGTAGCCTACCTGATCAACACGCTGGCCAACAATGTCCTGCAGATGCTCGACATCCAGGCGTCGCAGCTCCGCCGCATGGAGTCCTCCATCAACCACATCTCACAG ACGGTGGACATCCACAAAGAGAAGGTGGCCCGGCGGGAGATCGGCATCCTCACCACCAACAAGAACACGTCCCGCACACACAAGATCATCGCCCCAGCCAATCCCGAGAGGCCTGTGCGCTACATTCGCAAGCCCATCGACTACAGCATGCTGGATGACATGGGCCATGGAGTTAAG GCCAGTGCTCAGAACATGAAAGCCGGAGGAGGAGGTGGACTCCCTCGCACCAATCCCCCCACACAGAAGCCCCCCAGCCCGCCCATGTCAGGGAAAGGGACCCTTGG GCGACACTCCCCATACCGGACGCTCGAGCCGGTGCGTCCACCCGTTGTCCCTAACGACTACGTCTCGAGCCCGACGCGCAACATGGCGCACCCCCAGCAGAGCCCTGCACGCACTGCATCCGTTAATCAGAGGAACCGCACGTACAG CAGTGGCAGCAGCGGAGGCAGCCACCCCAGCAGCAGTCGCAGCAGCAGCCGAGAGAACAGCGGCAGCGGCAGTGTGGGCGTGCCCATCGCCGTGCCAACCCCAGCCCCGCCCTCTGCCTTCCCAG GTGCTCAGTTCTACAGCATGAACAGGCCTGTGCAGCAGCCCCAGAACCAGCAGGTCGGAGGCTCGCTGCCGTACCGCCGGCCTTCGTCTGTCACCGGTCAGCCCAACATGGTCCACAACCAGAGCCAGCTCAACGGGGGACCACACTTCGCCCAGAACCAAG CCGGCCCACTCGCGCCCCCTCCCCCCTCCATGCAGATCACCCCTCAGCTGCCTCTGATGGGCTTTGTGGCCCGAGTTCAGGAGACTA TCTCAGACGTGCCGCCCCCGCCTCCTCCCGCAGAGGAGCCGGTGTTTGAAGAGCCCACACCTCCTCCCCCGCCTCCAGAGGACTATGAAGAcgatgaagatgaagaagagTCGGCGGTGGTGGAGTACAGTGACCCCTACGCCGAGGAGGACCCGCCCTGGGCCCCACGCAACTACCTGGAGAAAG tggTGGCGATCTACGACTACACCCGAGACAAAGAGGACGAGTTGTCGTTCCAGGAGGGCGCCATCATCTACGTGATCAAGAAGAACGACGACGGCTGGTACGAGGGCGTGATGAATGGGACCACGGGCCTCTTCCCCGGCAACTACGTCGAGTCCATCATGCACTACGCCGACTGA
- the abi2b gene encoding abl interactor 2b isoform X5 — MAELQMLLEEEIPAGRSALLDSFTNLERVAEYCESNYVQSPDKQRALEETKNYTTQSLASVAYLINTLANNVLQMLDIQASQLRRMESSINHISQTVDIHKEKVARREIGILTTNKNTSRTHKIIAPANPERPVRYIRKPIDYSMLDDMGHGVKASAQNMKAGGGGGLPRTNPPTQKPPSPPMSGKGTLGSGSSGGSHPSSSRSSSRENSGSGSVGVPIAVPTPAPPSAFPGAQFYSMNRPVQQPQNQQVGGSLPYRRPSSVTGQPNMVHNQSQLNGGPHFAQNQAGPLAPPPPSMQITPQLPLMGFVARVQETISDVPPPPPPAEEPVFEEPTPPPPPPEDYEDDEDEEESAVVEYSDPYAEEDPPWAPRNYLEKVVAIYDYTRDKEDELSFQEGAIIYVIKKNDDGWYEGVMNGTTGLFPGNYVESIMHYAD; from the exons atggcGGAGTTACAAATGCTCCTGGAAGAAGAAATTCCAGCAGGACGAAGCGCATTATTGGACAGTTTCACCAATTTGGAAAGAGTCGCGGAGTACTGCGAGAGCAACTATGTCCAG TCTCCAGACAAGCAGAGGGCTCTGGAGGAGACCAAGAACTACACCACCCAGTCTTTGGCCAGCGTAGCCTACCTGATCAACACGCTGGCCAACAATGTCCTGCAGATGCTCGACATCCAGGCGTCGCAGCTCCGCCGCATGGAGTCCTCCATCAACCACATCTCACAG ACGGTGGACATCCACAAAGAGAAGGTGGCCCGGCGGGAGATCGGCATCCTCACCACCAACAAGAACACGTCCCGCACACACAAGATCATCGCCCCAGCCAATCCCGAGAGGCCTGTGCGCTACATTCGCAAGCCCATCGACTACAGCATGCTGGATGACATGGGCCATGGAGTTAAG GCCAGTGCTCAGAACATGAAAGCCGGAGGAGGAGGTGGACTCCCTCGCACCAATCCCCCCACACAGAAGCCCCCCAGCCCGCCCATGTCAGGGAAAGGGACCCTTGG CAGTGGCAGCAGCGGAGGCAGCCACCCCAGCAGCAGTCGCAGCAGCAGCCGAGAGAACAGCGGCAGCGGCAGTGTGGGCGTGCCCATCGCCGTGCCAACCCCAGCCCCGCCCTCTGCCTTCCCAG GTGCTCAGTTCTACAGCATGAACAGGCCTGTGCAGCAGCCCCAGAACCAGCAGGTCGGAGGCTCGCTGCCGTACCGCCGGCCTTCGTCTGTCACCGGTCAGCCCAACATGGTCCACAACCAGAGCCAGCTCAACGGGGGACCACACTTCGCCCAGAACCAAG CCGGCCCACTCGCGCCCCCTCCCCCCTCCATGCAGATCACCCCTCAGCTGCCTCTGATGGGCTTTGTGGCCCGAGTTCAGGAGACTA TCTCAGACGTGCCGCCCCCGCCTCCTCCCGCAGAGGAGCCGGTGTTTGAAGAGCCCACACCTCCTCCCCCGCCTCCAGAGGACTATGAAGAcgatgaagatgaagaagagTCGGCGGTGGTGGAGTACAGTGACCCCTACGCCGAGGAGGACCCGCCCTGGGCCCCACGCAACTACCTGGAGAAAG tggTGGCGATCTACGACTACACCCGAGACAAAGAGGACGAGTTGTCGTTCCAGGAGGGCGCCATCATCTACGTGATCAAGAAGAACGACGACGGCTGGTACGAGGGCGTGATGAATGGGACCACGGGCCTCTTCCCCGGCAACTACGTCGAGTCCATCATGCACTACGCCGACTGA
- the abi2b gene encoding abl interactor 2b isoform X6: MAELQMLLEEEIPAGRSALLDSFTNLERVAEYCESNYVQSPDKQRALEETKNYTTQSLASVAYLINTLANNVLQMLDIQASQLRRMESSINHISQTVDIHKEKVARREIGILTTNKNTSRTHKIIAPANPERPVRYIRKPIDYSMLDDMGHGVKASAQNMKAGGGGGLPRTNPPTQKPPSPPMSGKGTLGSGSSGGSHPSSSRSSSRENSGSGSVGVPIAVPTPAPPSAFPGAQFYSMNRPVQQPQNQQVGGSLPYRRPSSVTGQPNMVHNQSQLNGGPHFAQNQVSDVPPPPPPAEEPVFEEPTPPPPPPEDYEDDEDEEESAVVEYSDPYAEEDPPWAPRNYLEKVVAIYDYTRDKEDELSFQEGAIIYVIKKNDDGWYEGVMNGTTGLFPGNYVESIMHYAD; encoded by the exons atggcGGAGTTACAAATGCTCCTGGAAGAAGAAATTCCAGCAGGACGAAGCGCATTATTGGACAGTTTCACCAATTTGGAAAGAGTCGCGGAGTACTGCGAGAGCAACTATGTCCAG TCTCCAGACAAGCAGAGGGCTCTGGAGGAGACCAAGAACTACACCACCCAGTCTTTGGCCAGCGTAGCCTACCTGATCAACACGCTGGCCAACAATGTCCTGCAGATGCTCGACATCCAGGCGTCGCAGCTCCGCCGCATGGAGTCCTCCATCAACCACATCTCACAG ACGGTGGACATCCACAAAGAGAAGGTGGCCCGGCGGGAGATCGGCATCCTCACCACCAACAAGAACACGTCCCGCACACACAAGATCATCGCCCCAGCCAATCCCGAGAGGCCTGTGCGCTACATTCGCAAGCCCATCGACTACAGCATGCTGGATGACATGGGCCATGGAGTTAAG GCCAGTGCTCAGAACATGAAAGCCGGAGGAGGAGGTGGACTCCCTCGCACCAATCCCCCCACACAGAAGCCCCCCAGCCCGCCCATGTCAGGGAAAGGGACCCTTGG CAGTGGCAGCAGCGGAGGCAGCCACCCCAGCAGCAGTCGCAGCAGCAGCCGAGAGAACAGCGGCAGCGGCAGTGTGGGCGTGCCCATCGCCGTGCCAACCCCAGCCCCGCCCTCTGCCTTCCCAG GTGCTCAGTTCTACAGCATGAACAGGCCTGTGCAGCAGCCCCAGAACCAGCAGGTCGGAGGCTCGCTGCCGTACCGCCGGCCTTCGTCTGTCACCGGTCAGCCCAACATGGTCCACAACCAGAGCCAGCTCAACGGGGGACCACACTTCGCCCAGAACCAAG TCTCAGACGTGCCGCCCCCGCCTCCTCCCGCAGAGGAGCCGGTGTTTGAAGAGCCCACACCTCCTCCCCCGCCTCCAGAGGACTATGAAGAcgatgaagatgaagaagagTCGGCGGTGGTGGAGTACAGTGACCCCTACGCCGAGGAGGACCCGCCCTGGGCCCCACGCAACTACCTGGAGAAAG tggTGGCGATCTACGACTACACCCGAGACAAAGAGGACGAGTTGTCGTTCCAGGAGGGCGCCATCATCTACGTGATCAAGAAGAACGACGACGGCTGGTACGAGGGCGTGATGAATGGGACCACGGGCCTCTTCCCCGGCAACTACGTCGAGTCCATCATGCACTACGCCGACTGA